The sequence ATAAATGCAGGATTTACTTGCCCAAATCGTGAAAACGGACAATTTGGTTGTCTATTTTGTGATGAAACAGGAAGCGGTTTTACAACTATTAAAGATATTGATATAAAATCCCAAATAAATGAAATGAAAAAAAGATATATAAACAAAGGTGCAAAAAAGTTTATAGCTTACTTTCAAAACTTCTCAAACACCTATGCTCCAATTGAAAAATTGAAAGATATTTATTATCAGGCTATAGAGAAAGACATAGTTCAAATTTCCATTTCAACAAGACCTGATTGTATTTCTGATGAAATACTCGATCTTCTTGAAGAACTTAAAGAAAAGATAGACGTATCTATTGAAATGGGACTTCAAACAGCAAACTATCACACTCTTACAAAAATGAACAGAGGACATACACTTGCTGAGTATATAAATGCAACAATGAAGGTTAAAAATAGGGGATTTGAACTAGTCTCACATGTGATATTGAATTTTCCCAATGATAACATACTCGATGTTATTGAAACTGCTAAAATATTATCTGTACTTGAAGTTGATGGTGTAAAAATTCATTCACTTTATATTGTTAAAAACACTATTTTAGGTAAAATGTTTGAAGAAGGAAAGATAAAGATAGGTTCTCTTGAAGATTACGTCGAAAGGACTATTAGATTTTTAGAATATCTTTCTCCAAAGATCGTTATACATAGATTAGTTGCAGATCCACCTAGAAAAGGAACAATATTTGGAAATTGGGAAAAACCTAAAATCCAAATTATAAACCTTATTGAAAGAAAGCTTGCCGAAAAAGAAACCTATCAAGGAAAAAATTTTTTAAGCTGGTATACTCCAAAAACTGAAAAATTTAAAAATATTCAAAATGATTTACATAAGAACTTTTATGTGGAGTTATAACCACTGAAAAAATAATATTTTACCCAGATTGCTGAAAATCATAAAAGATTTTTACTCCCAATAAGGAGGACATTAAGAAAGGTAAAATTATTTAAACTCAGCCATTCAATTTGGTCTAATGATAATTTAGCTTGTTCTAAGAAAATAAAGTTCATTTATTTTGAATTTATATCGTATTTGTATTAATTACAAGTTTTTATTCAAATGTAATTTAACAATATTTTTTCTATTTTGTTGTAATCATTAGTATTTATTTCGCCAATCTTTCTTCCTTTTTTTAAGACAATTATTTTGTGCATTTTTTTTAATTCTTCAATTTCGTGCGTTGCAAAAAAAATTATTTTATCTTTTCCTATAAGTTCTTCTACAATATTGTATATACTTTGACGAGTTTTAAGATCAACTCCGGCTGTAGGTTCATCAAAAATATATATTTCAGAATCTTTCATTATTGCCCTTGCTATATCCAGTCTTCTTTTTAAACCTTTGGATAACTCCATATATTTTACCTTTTCAAAATCTTTTAAATCTGTTTCTTCAATAACTTTATCTATGACTATTTGCAATTTTTCCCCATACAAACCATTAAGTCTTCCAAAAAACTCTAAATTTTGTCTAACGTTTAGTCTATAATAAAAACTCCTTTCAACCCCTGTTGATATTGACACATTTTTTCTGGCATATTTTTCATGTTTAAGTAAATCAACACCATCTAACAAAACACTCCCGTTATCTGGGATTAAAAATGTTGCCACTATTTTTAGCAAAGTAGTTTTTCCAGCTCCATTTTCTCCAAAAAGTGCTATTTTTTCTCCTTTTCTAACAGTTACGTTTATATCTTGTAGTGCTATTGTTCCATTTTTATATTTTTTACTTACATTAATTACCTCAAGCATAAACCCTCCTCAATACCACGCAAGAGTCCCTTCCTTTCTTGCTTTATTAAATGATACTTTAAATAACCAAACACCAAATGGTATTAACACCAAACCCATTATTACCATAACAAGTAATCCCGTTCTTATTTGAACTACATTATAGCCCTTTAGTAAAGTTTTTCTTAAAAGATCCATACCATACGTTGATGGAAGAAGATACGAAATTCCTCTTATAAATTTCGGCATAATTTCTACTGGATAGTATATTCCTGAAAAAAGCCCTGTGAGTGTAAAATATATCCAACCCACTGGATCACCTCTTTTGGTTATAAGTATTATTGCAGCTGAAATTAGTCCAATTCCTATAAGCGGAAGCATTACAACAAGCAAAACCAAAAAAGATCCAAAAATATTTGGATTTATTTTTACTGAAAATAACCATACAAGTGCAGAAAATATAAATAAAATATTAAAAGTTGTAAACAAAAAGCCACTTAAAAAGTTGAATGTGAAAAGTTGCCAAAATGGCGTATCTGAAAGCAAGAAATATTCAAGTGTTCCCATTCTTTGTTCTCTTTGTATTGACGCTTTGAAAGTTGATAATGCAAGATTTGTATAAGACATGAATACTGATCCAGTTATAAAATATGCAAGAATGTCTCCACCATATTTTTCGATCAATGGAAAATAATTACCACCAGCTATAAATTTCCCTATGAGCCCAAATTGTATTATTCCAACAAATCCACTTAAAAATCCCAAAATAAATTGTGTCCGGTACGAAAACCAGATAATTACATCCCGTTTTATAAATCCAAATAATTTTACTGCAAATTTTATAAAATTTTCCATTCTTTCACCTTATTTATTTTCCTCATAAAGCCAAGGAAATAACCAATCCCACCAATGCCTTTTTTTACAGCCTTCGTTACAAATGGCAACACAAGCTTCTTTGTTTGCACAACCGTCGCAATTTTTAACATCTCCACAAAGTCCTCTTTCTCCATCACAAAAGGAAAGATATACTTTATCGTTTACAACCGGCTTGTTTAAAAATTCCATGTTCTTCCCCCTTTTTAAATTTTAAACACGGTTTGAGTAAGTTCTCAA comes from Thermosipho affectus and encodes:
- a CDS encoding TIGR01212 family radical SAM protein (This family includes YhcC from E. coli K-12, an uncharacterized radical SAM protein.) — encoded protein: MFEFLQEGYRYRKLSVELKKRYGTKVYRLPINAGFTCPNRENGQFGCLFCDETGSGFTTIKDIDIKSQINEMKKRYINKGAKKFIAYFQNFSNTYAPIEKLKDIYYQAIEKDIVQISISTRPDCISDEILDLLEELKEKIDVSIEMGLQTANYHTLTKMNRGHTLAEYINATMKVKNRGFELVSHVILNFPNDNILDVIETAKILSVLEVDGVKIHSLYIVKNTILGKMFEEGKIKIGSLEDYVERTIRFLEYLSPKIVIHRLVADPPRKGTIFGNWEKPKIQIINLIERKLAEKETYQGKNFLSWYTPKTEKFKNIQNDLHKNFYVEL
- a CDS encoding ABC transporter ATP-binding protein, yielding MLEVINVSKKYKNGTIALQDINVTVRKGEKIALFGENGAGKTTLLKIVATFLIPDNGSVLLDGVDLLKHEKYARKNVSISTGVERSFYYRLNVRQNLEFFGRLNGLYGEKLQIVIDKVIEETDLKDFEKVKYMELSKGLKRRLDIARAIMKDSEIYIFDEPTAGVDLKTRQSIYNIVEELIGKDKIIFFATHEIEELKKMHKIIVLKKGRKIGEINTNDYNKIEKILLNYI
- a CDS encoding ABC transporter permease encodes the protein MENFIKFAVKLFGFIKRDVIIWFSYRTQFILGFLSGFVGIIQFGLIGKFIAGGNYFPLIEKYGGDILAYFITGSVFMSYTNLALSTFKASIQREQRMGTLEYFLLSDTPFWQLFTFNFLSGFLFTTFNILFIFSALVWLFSVKINPNIFGSFLVLLVVMLPLIGIGLISAAIILITKRGDPVGWIYFTLTGLFSGIYYPVEIMPKFIRGISYLLPSTYGMDLLRKTLLKGYNVVQIRTGLLVMVIMGLVLIPFGVWLFKVSFNKARKEGTLAWY